Proteins from one Diprion similis isolate iyDipSimi1 chromosome 3, iyDipSimi1.1, whole genome shotgun sequence genomic window:
- the LOC124404747 gene encoding protein CLEC16A homolog isoform X7, producing MFRSRSWFGGGLWKPKNPHSLEHLKYLYNVLSKNHTVSENNRGLLVETLRSIAEILIWGDQNDSSVFDFFLEKNMLSFFLRIMKQKCGSYVCVQLLQTLNILFENIRNETSLYYLLSNNHVNSIIVHKFDFSDEEVMAYYISFLKTLSLKLNVHTIHFFYNEVNEILSYNLTSKFQHTNDFPLYTEAIKFFNHTEGMVRIAVRTLTLNVYRVEDASMLTFIRDRTAAPYFSNLVWFIGNHIIELDTCVRNDADHQSQNRLSDLVAEHLDHLHYLNDILCLDIPDLNQVLTEHLLHKLLVPLYVYSLTRHKSQFFQTKEKKKHVSAVVSLFLLSQVFLIISHGPLVHTLAAIILKSNLNIIENGASQLLEDYTNVSAVEKIAFVQPQESLKKSLESLNETQSDGIVSEIQFTAADTIEKTTECELTENPPSVEPSTSSNMSKTLPRPEVLNIDTSNDTLNKIKNLNVTDEEKEQRLALESPLTPQQSSSDVQEPLANKPFLESILNALSCTENDYAALFSLCLLYALANNQGIKPEMLDWVLSPSQKTFTKNWYNEILVDRLIQIITLSCQTNTKVRLVTLDLTIKLLLQLVMSDGQSLLQDYHLAAIESAKEQSTSLLRNFYKSEDIFLDMFEDEYSELQKRPLNVEWLMMDSNILLPPTGTPMTGIEFSKRLPCGEVERARRAIRIFFLIRELSLTLNGQPETHLPLTNLATCVQVNNVLDLNNTDLISCTIVGKDGQKIRRFLVMDLIQIILVEPDTRKLGWGVAKLVGLLQDIEVTGDKDDSRCLHLTIHRPLSSSATNRVPLLSAKCILDDHIRCMAAKQRLTKGRIKARQKKMSQIARLLDIPTGIPHCPTPPNYTLLNVRQERELPSVKKVQQEEDKNKKTIQGPCLQ from the exons ATGTTTCGAAGTCGTAGCTGGTTTGGCGGGGGCCTTTGGAAACCCAAAAATCCACATTCTCTGGAACATCTAAA ATACCTTTACAACGTCTTATCTAAGAATCATACTGTCTCCGAGAATAACAGAGGCCTACTAGTTGAGACCTTGCGTTCGATAGCTGAAATTTTGATCTGGGGCGATCAAAATGACAGCAGTGTGTTCGA ttttttcctggagaaaaatatgctttcattctttcttcgGATAATGAAACAGAAATGCGGTAGCTACGTATGTGTTCAACTCCTCCAAACGCTCAATATCTTGTTTGAGAATATTCGCAACGAAACATCTTTGT ATTACTTATTGAGCAACAACCATGTAAATAGTATAATTGTTCACAAATTTGACTTCAGTGACGAAGAAGTCATGGCTTACTACATAAGCTTTCTCAAAACTTTGAGCCTTAAACTGAACGTCCATACTATTCACTTCTTCTATAACGAGGTAAACGAG ATTCTTTCATATAACTTGACATCTAAATTTCAGCATACGAACGACTTCCCACTATACACCGAAGCTATCAAATTCTTCAATCACACTGAGGGCATGGTGCGCATTGCAGTGCGCACTTTGACGCTAAATGTGTATCGTGTTGAAGATGCTTCAATGCTGACATTCATCAGAGACAGGACGGCAGCTCCATATTTTAGTAATCTTGTTTGGTTTATTGGAAATCACATCATTGAACTAGACACTTGTGTTAGAAACGATGCCGA TCACCAGAGTCAGAATAGGCTCTCGGATTTAGTAGCTGAACATCTCGATCATCTGCATTACTTGAACGACATTCTTTGCCTGGATATACCAGATTTAAATCAAGTTCTTACCGAACACTTGCTTCACAAATTATTGGTGCCTTTGTACGTTTATTCGTTAACCAGGCATaagtcacaattttttcaaactaag gagaagaagaaacatgTCAGTGCCGTTGTATCCCTGTTTCTACTTTCACAAGTATTTTTGATTATATCGCACGGACCACTTGTTCACACTTTGGCTGCTATAATATTGAAGTCTAATTTAAATATAATCGAAAATGGTGCAAGTCAATTACTGGAGGATTATACAAATGTGTCCGCGGTTGAGAAAATAGCATTTGTACAGCCGCAGGAAAGCCTGAAAAAGTCGCTCGAAAGTTTGAACGAAACACAGAGCGACGGGATCGTGTCGGAGATTCAGTTTACTGCTGCAGATACAATTGAGAAAACCACAGAATGTGAACTGACTGAGAATCCACCTTCAGTTGAACCAAGTACTTCCAGTAATATGTCAAAAACTTTGCCACGACCTGAAGTTCTAAATATTGACACTTCAAACGATAcactgaataaaataaagaaccTTAATGTGACAGATGAAGAGAAGGAACAGCGGCTGGCTCTCGAAAGTCCATTAACACCTCAGCAATCGTCGAGTGATGTACAGGAACCCTTGGCCAATAAACCATTTTTGGAATCTATATTAAATGCATTAAGCTGTACGGAAAACGACTATGCAGCGTTGTTTTCATTATGTTTACTGTATGCTTTAGCTAATAATCAG gGTATCAAGCCTGAAATGTTGGACTGGGTATTATCCCCGTCACAGAAAACATTTACGAAAAATTGGTACAATGAAATTCTTGTAGATAGACTGATTCAGATAATCACGTTGAGTTGTCAAACAA acactAAGGTACGATTAGTCACACTGGATTTAACTATCAAGCTACTTCTACAATTGGTCATGTCAGATGGTCAGAGTTTGCTGCAAGATTATCATTTAGCAGCCATTGAATCTGCTAAAGAACAAAGTACTTCATTGCTTAGGAATTTTTATAAG AGCGAAGACATATTTTTAGATATGTTTGAAGATGAGTATAGCGAGTTACAAAAAAGGCCTTTGAATGTTGAGTGGTTGATGATGGATAGCAACATATTGCTTCCACCCACTGGAACTCCGATGACCGGCATTGAATTCAGCAAACGACTACCATGTGGCGAG GTGGAAAGAGCAAGAAGAGCAATAAGGATATTCTTTTTGATCAGGGAATTGTCATTAACACTTAATGGACAACCAGAGACGCATCTACCCTTAACAAATTTGGCAACCTGCGTCCAGGTTAACAACGTCCTTGATCTAA acaaTACGGATCTCATTTCCTGCACCATTGTTGGGAAAGATGGGCAAAAAATTCGACGGTTCTTAGTTATGGActtaattcaaataattcttgtCGAACCAGACACGAGGAAGTTAGGATGGGGAGTAGCGAAATTAGTCGGCCTACTACAAGACATAGAAGTTACAGGAGATAAAGATGATTCCAGATGCCTCCATTTGACAATTCACCGACCTTTAAGCAGCAGTGCTACCAATAGGGTACCCTTACTTTCGGCAAAATGTATTCTCGATGATCACATAAGATGTATGGCAGCTAAACAGAG ATTGACAAAAGGAAGAATCAAGGCGagacaaaagaaaatgagTCAGATAGCAAGACTGCTAGATATTCCAACTGGCATTCCGCACTGTCCCACACCTCCGAATTATACATTGCTCAATGTACGACAAGAACGTGAGTTGCCGTCTGTTAAGAAA GTACAACAGGAagaggacaaaaacaaaaagaccATCCAAGGCCCATGTTTACAGTAA